A window of the Brassica oleracea var. oleracea cultivar TO1000 chromosome C1, BOL, whole genome shotgun sequence genome harbors these coding sequences:
- the LOC106322483 gene encoding F-box/LRR-repeat protein At1g48400-like isoform X1, translating into MGDSISSLPDEILGKLLSLVPTKVAASTSVLSKRWRNLLSLVDSLSFDESMVVYPNEEEATIGSQRFCDFVDKTLALLHNSPAIKTFSLYRVAKTMSYNDESARLNRWIWTAMEQGLLELHLYAPASRSTVNIEPRVLRSNTLVKLTISGHYDIDVDSDGEDSDDEDIDESLDVFFPALKSLSLMVALDIESYPRIIHACPVLEELTIRNGDFSDMGPLWGGTVVEHASIKRLVIATHVPDHIDYYLLLEYFENACQTVRFQAPSLVYLDYSSFVFRKYAVGDLDSLVEARLSLKLWRSTSHYDYDDDYYYDYNASLCDDDDPSPPIFGDVTCLVAAIRNITTLHLSPDSLEVFHFCCKSMPIFNNLLNLSIESNNQNGWQVMPLLLKSCPNLQTLVFKGLVHKVTNRCGDACACNPQNPSLKNSKKMKKKKKICCLQTCPVKVLEISDYGGCFQEVEQMRHFLGNLKCLETVKVGVDPDNKGKNAEFLRANLTNLPKLSSKCTIQLL; encoded by the exons ATGGGGGATTCAATTAGCAGTTTGCCAGATGAGATTCTTGGCAAACTCCTGTCTCTAGTTCCGACAAAAGTGGCTGCTTCCACATCGGTTCTGTCCAAGAGGTGGAGGAATCTTCTGTCTCTTGTAGACAGCCTTAGTTTTGATGAGTCGATGGTTGTCTATCCTAACGAAGAAGAAGCAACAATAGGTTCACAACGCTTCTGTGATTTCGTAGACAAGACACTTGCTCTGCTACACAACTCTCCCGCCATCAAGACATTCTCTCTGTATCGTGTAGCTAAGACTATGAGTTACAACGACGAATCCGCCCGTCTCAACCGTTGGATTTGGACTGCAATGGAACAAGGTTTATTGGAACTACACTTGTACGCCCCAGCCAGTAGGTCTACTGTTAATATAGAACCTAGGGTACTAAGGAGTAACACACTGGTTAAGCTCACAATCTCCGGTCATTATGATATTGATGTAGATAGTGATGGTGAAGATAGTGATGATGAAGATATTGATGAATCTCTGGATGTGTTTTTCCCCGCCCTCAAATCACTTTCTCTGATGGTTGCGCTTGATATTGAATCCTATCCCCGAATCATCCATGCTTGTCCTGTGCTGGAAGAGTTAACCATACGCAATGGGGACTTTTCAGATATGGGGCCACTTTGGGGGGGTACGGTTGTGGAACATGCATCGATCAAGCGTCTTGTGATTGCTACGCATGTTCCTGATCATATTGACTACTATCTCTTGTTAGAGTATTTCGAAAATGCTTGCCAAACAGTTCGTTTCCAAGCACCAAGTCTCGTCTACCTTGACTATTCTAGTTTTGTCTTTAGAAAGTATGCCGTTGGTGATTTGGATTCTCTTGTCGAAGCAAGGCTGAGTCTCAAGTTATGGAGGTCAACTAGTCATTATGATTACGATGATGATTATTATTACGATTATAATGCTTCTCTTTGTGATGATGATGATCCAAGCCCGCCTATATTCGGTGATGTTACATGTCTTGTTGCTGCTATAAGAAACATTACCACCCTTCACTTGTCTCCTGATTCCCTTGAG GTGTTTCATTTCTGTTGTAAATCCATGCCTATCTTCAACAACCTTCTTAATTTATCTATCGAGAGTAACAATCAAAATGGTTGGCAAGTAATGCCACTTCTGCTCAAGTCTTGTCCAAATCTACAAACTTTAGTCTTCAAG GGTCTTGTTCACAAAGTAACAAATAGATGTGGAGATGCATGCGCTTGTAACCCTCAGAATCCAAGTCTGAAAAATAGTAAGAAGATGAAAAAGAAGAAAAAAATATGTTGTCTACAGACATGTCCAGTGAAGGTGCTAGAGATTTCAGACTATGGAGGTTGTTTTCAAGAGGTGGAACAAATGAGACATTTCTTGGGAAATTTGAAATGTCTTGAAACTGTAAAAGTTGGTGTTGATCCGGACAACAAAGGCAAGAATGCTGAGTTCCTGCGAGCTAATCTAACGAATCTTCCCAAACTTTCATCAAAGTGCACTATTCAACTCCTCTGA
- the LOC106322483 gene encoding F-box/LRR-repeat protein At1g48400-like isoform X2, with the protein MGDSISSLPDEILGKLLSLVPTKVAASTSVLSKRWRNLLSLVDSLSFDESMVVYPNEEEATIGSQRFCDFVDKTLALLHNSPAIKTFSLYRVAKTMSYNDESARLNRWIWTAMEQGLLELHLYAPANSDGEDSDDEDIDESLDVFFPALKSLSLMVALDIESYPRIIHACPVLEELTIRNGDFSDMGPLWGGTVVEHASIKRLVIATHVPDHIDYYLLLEYFENACQTVRFQAPSLVYLDYSSFVFRKYAVGDLDSLVEARLSLKLWRSTSHYDYDDDYYYDYNASLCDDDDPSPPIFGDVTCLVAAIRNITTLHLSPDSLEVFHFCCKSMPIFNNLLNLSIESNNQNGWQVMPLLLKSCPNLQTLVFKGLVHKVTNRCGDACACNPQNPSLKNSKKMKKKKKICCLQTCPVKVLEISDYGGCFQEVEQMRHFLGNLKCLETVKVGVDPDNKGKNAEFLRANLTNLPKLSSKCTIQLL; encoded by the exons ATGGGGGATTCAATTAGCAGTTTGCCAGATGAGATTCTTGGCAAACTCCTGTCTCTAGTTCCGACAAAAGTGGCTGCTTCCACATCGGTTCTGTCCAAGAGGTGGAGGAATCTTCTGTCTCTTGTAGACAGCCTTAGTTTTGATGAGTCGATGGTTGTCTATCCTAACGAAGAAGAAGCAACAATAGGTTCACAACGCTTCTGTGATTTCGTAGACAAGACACTTGCTCTGCTACACAACTCTCCCGCCATCAAGACATTCTCTCTGTATCGTGTAGCTAAGACTATGAGTTACAACGACGAATCCGCCCGTCTCAACCGTTGGATTTGGACTGCAATGGAACAAGGTTTATTGGAACTACACTTGTACGCCCCAGCCA ATAGTGATGGTGAAGATAGTGATGATGAAGATATTGATGAATCTCTGGATGTGTTTTTCCCCGCCCTCAAATCACTTTCTCTGATGGTTGCGCTTGATATTGAATCCTATCCCCGAATCATCCATGCTTGTCCTGTGCTGGAAGAGTTAACCATACGCAATGGGGACTTTTCAGATATGGGGCCACTTTGGGGGGGTACGGTTGTGGAACATGCATCGATCAAGCGTCTTGTGATTGCTACGCATGTTCCTGATCATATTGACTACTATCTCTTGTTAGAGTATTTCGAAAATGCTTGCCAAACAGTTCGTTTCCAAGCACCAAGTCTCGTCTACCTTGACTATTCTAGTTTTGTCTTTAGAAAGTATGCCGTTGGTGATTTGGATTCTCTTGTCGAAGCAAGGCTGAGTCTCAAGTTATGGAGGTCAACTAGTCATTATGATTACGATGATGATTATTATTACGATTATAATGCTTCTCTTTGTGATGATGATGATCCAAGCCCGCCTATATTCGGTGATGTTACATGTCTTGTTGCTGCTATAAGAAACATTACCACCCTTCACTTGTCTCCTGATTCCCTTGAG GTGTTTCATTTCTGTTGTAAATCCATGCCTATCTTCAACAACCTTCTTAATTTATCTATCGAGAGTAACAATCAAAATGGTTGGCAAGTAATGCCACTTCTGCTCAAGTCTTGTCCAAATCTACAAACTTTAGTCTTCAAG GGTCTTGTTCACAAAGTAACAAATAGATGTGGAGATGCATGCGCTTGTAACCCTCAGAATCCAAGTCTGAAAAATAGTAAGAAGATGAAAAAGAAGAAAAAAATATGTTGTCTACAGACATGTCCAGTGAAGGTGCTAGAGATTTCAGACTATGGAGGTTGTTTTCAAGAGGTGGAACAAATGAGACATTTCTTGGGAAATTTGAAATGTCTTGAAACTGTAAAAGTTGGTGTTGATCCGGACAACAAAGGCAAGAATGCTGAGTTCCTGCGAGCTAATCTAACGAATCTTCCCAAACTTTCATCAAAGTGCACTATTCAACTCCTCTGA